The genomic segment CTGTTCAAGACCGAGACGCGCGAGAGCTTCCAGTCCCTGCTCGGCCTCGGCCTCACCGACGCCTTGCGCGCCGTCAGCGACGAGGGCGGGCTCTACACCTTCTGGGACTACCAGGCCGGGGCCTGGCAGAAGAACCAGGGGCTGCGGATCGATCATCTGCTGCTGTCGCCGCAGGCCAGCGACAGGCTCGCCAATGTCGGCATCGACAGCTACGTGCGCGGTTGGGAGAAGCCCTCGGACCACGTGCCGGTGTGGGCGGATCTGGATCTGGAGGCGGCGTAGGCCTCCGCAGAGTCGGTGGGAGCGAGCGGCAGTCGCAACTGCCGGTAGGGTGGGCTAAGCGAAGCGTGCCCACCATTCGCAATGGCGGAGAGAGATCGTGGGCACGGCGCCGAGGCGCCTTTGCCCACCCTACGAGACCGTGCTTACTCCCGACGCCCCTGCACCCACTGCTCCAGCATTTGCAGGGCCATGGCGCGGTCGTCGTCGGAGGCCTTCGCGAAGGCGCGGTTGTAGCTTTCCTTGATCCAGACCTCGTCGGCGCCGGCGCTGTCGCGCGCCAGCGTCAGCCACATCAGGCCGCGCGCGGCCTGCCGCGGCAGGCGGTCGCCGTTGAACAGCATCTGGCCGAGCAGCGCCTGGGCCTGGTGCTGGCCCTTCTGCGCGGCGAGGCCAAGCCAGCGCGCGCCATAACGGTAGTCCTCGCGCGAGGCGTCCGGGGTCTTCAGGTACAGACGAGCGAGGTCGTACTGCGCATCCGCATTGCCGAAATAGGATGCGGCATAGGAAAACATCTCCCGGGCGCGGTCCGGATCGGCCTTGACCTTCGAATTCGGGATGCCGGCCAGATAGTACCGGCCGAGCGCAACGAAGGCGTTGGCCACGATCTGCGCCTGCGGCGCCGACGGGCTGTCCTCGGCATGCGCGTTGGCGATCCGGCTGAAATATTCGAAGGCACGCAGATCGTCCTGGGCGACGCCGTCGCCGTTGGCGTACATGCGGCCGAGCTTCCACTGCGCGATCGGGTGGCCGCCCTCGGCAGCATATTGCAAGGCGCTGAGCGAGGTTTCCTGGGTCGCGACCGCAGGCGGAACCTTGGTGCGCACCGCACCCGCAGCGCCGGGCAAGGTCGTCACGACCGGGATGGTGGCGTCCTTCGGGTTGACCGGCGCACCGTCGAAGGCGAACGCCGGCGCGGCCAGCGCAGCCGCCCCCAACACAAACGCAACTGTGGCACGCCTAAATGTCCGCATAGCACTGTTTCTCGTGCGCGCCGCCCGGATGGGTCACTGCCCCTCCGATCGCCGGTCCAACCTGCTGAGCATATTTCCAGAGCGCACCCGACGTGTGGTTAGTCGCGCGGGCGCTCCATTTGGTTCTGCGCTGGGCGAGCT from the Bradyrhizobium sp. WBAH42 genome contains:
- a CDS encoding tetratricopeptide repeat protein produces the protein MRTFRRATVAFVLGAAALAAPAFAFDGAPVNPKDATIPVVTTLPGAAGAVRTKVPPAVATQETSLSALQYAAEGGHPIAQWKLGRMYANGDGVAQDDLRAFEYFSRIANAHAEDSPSAPQAQIVANAFVALGRYYLAGIPNSKVKADPDRAREMFSYAASYFGNADAQYDLARLYLKTPDASREDYRYGARWLGLAAQKGQHQAQALLGQMLFNGDRLPRQAARGLMWLTLARDSAGADEVWIKESYNRAFAKASDDDRAMALQMLEQWVQGRRE